From Polaribacter haliotis:
GGTTCATTGTTTCAATGGAAATAGCAATTTAACTTTGCGCAAAAAAATAGATGACAATAATCATTTTTGTTTTAGTGCTTTGGTATGGAGGTTTGTTTTTTCAATCTTTCTTTTTACACAGATATGCTGCTCACCAAGTTTTTACAATGTCTAAAACTATGGAGCGAATTACATTTATATTAACATGGTTTTTTCAAGGAGCAAGTTATTTAAGTGCTTATGGGTATGGAATTATGCACAGAATGCATCATGCCTATACAGACACAGAAAAAGACCCTCACTCGCCTTCTCATGATGACAATTTGTTTGCTATGATGTGGAAAACAAAAACCATTTATCAGGATATTAATGAACAAAAAATAGCTGTAGATGCGCGTTTTACTAAAAATGTTCCTCAATGGAAAAGTTTTGATGCTTTTGCAAGTTCTCGTTTTTCAAGAATTCTTTGGATTACTTTTTACATCTTATTCTTTGTAGCTTTTGCAACTTCTTGGTGGCAATGGTTATTGTTGCCAATTACTTTTTTAATGGCGCCAATTCATGGTGTAATTATCAATTGGTTTGGTCATATTTATGGTTATGTAAACTTCAAAATGAAAAATACAAGTAAAAACCTTTTCCATTTCGATTTTTTAATGATGGGTGAAGGGTATCATAACAATCATCATAAATATGCAAGTAGTCCAAATTTTGGGGTGAAATGGCATGAAATTGATATGACTTATGTAATCATGAAATTGTTGAATTTCTTTGGGGTTATTAAGTTAAAAGTAATTTCAAAGTAGGTGTATCTTCTCATCAAATTTTTATTTTAAAACTTATTCCTAAATTAAAAAATAGGTTCTCTTTTTACAGATATTTTAAGTAGCTAAAAATTTGTTAAAAAAAGAATGAACGTTCATTTTTAACTTACCTTTGTACTAGAAATAAGATTAAAATGGCAAAACTTCAAAAAAGTATCGATAAAAAAAATGCTTTAGTAAATGCAACTATAGAGTTGGTAAATAATAATGGGTTTCATGCTACACCAATGAGTAAGATTGCTAAAATGGCAAATGTTTCACCTGCAACAATCTATTTATATTTTGAAAATAAACAAGATTTAGTAAATCAGACTTATGTAGAAGTTAAAGCCACATACACAAAATTTGTGTTTGATACCTATGATGAAAACATGCCAATTGAAGAAGGCTTTAAAATGATATGGCAACGCATTGCAGATTATAAATTTAATGATTGTAAGAATGCCATGTTTTTGGCACAATGTGATAATACCCCAATGATTGACGAAGTAAGTAGACAAGAAGGCATTAAACATTTACAGCCATTATTAGATCTTTGGGAACGTGGAAAAAAAGAAGGAATTATTAAACCTATTTCTAACTACATCCTTTATGCATACGCTATTAACCCATTATCATTTTTAATGATATCACAAAAACGTGGAGCAATACAAATAGAAAATAAAGAATTAGAAGAAGCATATATAGCTGCTTGGAATAGTATTAAAGTGAATAAATAAAAATAAAACAATATGGAATTATTAGATAAATTAAATTGGAGATACGCTGCAAAAGCCATGAATGGTAAAAAAGTAGCAGAAGATAAAATTGAACGCATATTAGAAGCTGCACGTTTGGCGCCAACTTCAAGTGGTTTACAACCTTTTGAAATTTTTGTTATAAAGAATCAAGAAATTAAAGAAAAAATTAAACCAGTAGCTTGGAATCAATCTGTAATTACAGACTGTTCTCACCTTTTAGTGTTTGCTGCTTGGGATAATTATACAGAAGACCGAATTAATTATATGTTCGATTTAACAAATGAAATTCGTGGTTTTAAAAATGAAGGTTGGGAAAACTATCGTCAAATGTTATTAAATGCTTATCCACAGAAAGAGGCAGAAGAAAACTTTAATCATGCTGCAAAACAAGCATATATCGCTTTTTCTCATGCCATTATTGCGGCAGCTTACGAAGGTGTAGATGCAACTCCATTAGAGGGTTTTGATCCAGTTGCTGTTGATGAAATTTTAGGATTACGTGAAAAAGGATTAAGAAGTGCTGTTCTTTTACCAATAGGTTACAGAGAGGAAGACGAAGATTGGTTGGTTAATTTAGTAAAAGTTAGAAAACCTATGGAAGATCTAGTAACCGAAATACAATAAGTAAACAATTACAATAAATTAAAAAAAAATAAACATGAAAATATTATTCGTTTTAACATCACATGATACATTAGGAGATACTGGAAAAAAAACAGGATTTTGGATTGAAGAATTTGCTGCTCCTTATTATACATTATTAGATAAAGGTGTAGAAATTACTTTAGCGACTCCAAAAGGTGGAAAAGCACCAGTTGACCCAAGTAGCGATACTGAAGACACTGCTACAGAAGACACAAAACGTTTTATAAGTGATACAAAAGCACAAGAATTAATTAACAATACCAACAAAATTGCAGATATGAATCCTGCAGATTTCGATGCTGTTTTTTATCCTGGTGGTCATGGTCCTTTATGGGATTTAGCAAATGACGAACATTCAATTACTTTAATTGAAACTTTTAATAAATTAGAAAAACCAATTTCTTTTGTTTGTCATGCTCCTGCTGCTTTAAAATCCGTAAAAGGAAAAGATGGAGAACCAATTGTAAAAGGAAAAAAAGTAACTGGTTTTACAAATTCTGAAGAAAAAGGTGTTGATTTGGTTGATGTTGTTCCATTTTTAGTGGAAGATATGCTAAAAGCAAATGGAGGAAATTATTCTAAAGGTGATGATTGGGCTGAACATGTAGTAACTGACGGACTTTTAATTACCGGTCAAAATCCTGCTTCTTCTAAATTGGTTGCAGAAACGTTATTAAATGTCTTAAATAAATAAGATATCTAATTATAAATTTAAAAAGCCTGTAAGAAATTACAGGCTTTTTTTATAATAATATTTTGTAAAGTTTAAACAGTATACATTCTAACTTTCTTCTTTTTTAAACGAGAATTGTTCAATTTTTCAACCAAACCTTCAGCTAAAGTCAAAGGAACTGCTACAAAAGCACAATCTTGTTTTAAATCGATGTCTCCTAATTGATCTCTTGTTAATTTCCCTTGTTTAATGAATAAACCTGCAATATCTCCTTTAGAAATTTTATCTTTTCTTCCACCAGAAATAAATACGGTTTCCCAATAAGGCGCTTTTCTTTCTGCTTGTTTCGAAATATCTACAACATCAGCATCTTTTATAAATTCTGGTAAAAGTTGATCTTTCCACTTAATTACATACGCAGTTCCTTCTGCAGAAACTCTTGCTGTACGTCCATTTCTATGTGTAAATTCTTCTAATGCTTGTGGTAATTCATAATGAATAATGTAATTCATTTCTGGAACATCAATTCCTCTTGCAGCCAAATCTGTCGCAATTAAAATTTGGTTGGTTCCATTACTGAATTTTATCAAAGAACGTTCTCTGTCTTTTTGTTCCATTCCACCACTAAAACAACCATGTCTAATGTTTTTACTTTCTAAAAAAGTACTCACATTATTTATGCTATCTTTTAAATTACAAAAGATAATTCCTTGCTGATTTCCTAAATGATTCAACAAGTGCAAAAGTGTATTTAGTTTGTTTTTAGCAGGAGAAATAACGGTTTTAATTTCTAATTTAGAAACCTTTTTTCCTTTTAAATAATTAATAGTTCTTGGTTCTTCCAAGCCAACAAAATCTGGAATCGTAACTCCTTGTGTTGCAGAAGTTAAAATACGTTTACTTAAAGCAGGTAAATCTCTTATGATTTGTCTCATTTCATACTCAAAACCGACTTCTAAAGACTTATCAAACTCATCTAAAACCAATGTTTTAATACTATCTCTTGAAAAACGTTCGTTCGCAAAATGATCGGAAATTCTACCTGGAGTTCCAATTAAAATGGCAGGTACATGTTTCAGTTCTATTTTATCTTTAGACATGGGTCTTCCACCATAAACCGCATTTACTTTGTACCCAGAACCCATTCCACGAACCACTTGTTCAATTTGGATGGCTAATTCTCTTGAAGGCACTAAAATAAGTACTTGAATATCCGGATTTTCTGGATCTAAATTCTTGATAACTGGTAATAAAAAAGCCAATGTTTTTCCTGTTCCTGTTGGGGAAAGCAAAATGGTATTATCTGTCTTTTGAATAACAGCAGTCGCCTCTATTTGCATAGGGTTCAGCTCTTTGATATTCAATTTATCTAAAATATCTTGTTGGTCTTTTTTATTATTTGCCATTTTATGTTTTTTATAGTCCTAAAATCACTTCAAAAAATGATAAGAATTTATCAATTTCTATAGCATTCTTAAGTTTTGCAAATCTAATACTTATTATTTTTGAAAACCCTTGAATCCAAAATTACATCAAACAAAAATAACACAAGATTTAAAGATATGAGTTTCAACTAAAAACTTAAAACTCAACACTAAAAACTCTATGCTTCTCTTCGTAAAACTTCCAAAGGAGAACTCTTTAAAACAGATTGAATATTACTCAAACCAATTAATAAAACCAACAATGTAATTCCTGGTAAAAACACCACAAAAGGAATTATAGATGGAAAAAAGGGCTCTTTAAAGACGAAAATAGCTAAAGCAAAACTACTTATCAATGCCAAAAGGATTCCTACTAAACTGCCTAATAAACCTAAAAAAACATATTCGAAAGCAGTAATTTGTAGAATCTGTTTATTTTTTGCGCCCAATGTTCTCAATAAAACACTTTCCTTAATTCTTTGATATTTACTGGTTCTTACAGACCCAATCAAAACAATAATTCCTGTAAGAATGCTAAAAAAAGCCATAAAATTGATAATCCAAGAAACTTTATCTAAAATATCTTCTACGACTGTAAATATTTGTCTTAAATCAATTACAGTAACATTTGGGAATTTGTCCACTAAATCTCGTTGAAATAAAGCAGATGTTTTTTCATCTGGTACTTTTGTTGAAAAAACACTAAACTGTGGTGCTTCTTCCAAAACTCCAGCAGGAAAAAGAATCATAAAATTAGGCTCGATTTGAGACCAATCTACTTCACGAATGCTACCAACAGTTGTTTTCATTAAAACACCTTGTACGTTAAAAACGATATCATCTCCAACTGAAACATTTGCGTCTTTAGACAACCTTTTATCAATAGAAATCTTTACACCATCTCCTTGTTTAATAGTTGGAATCCACTCACCTTCTATAATTTCTTCGGAAGTTGTTAAAGAATCTCGATACGTAGTTCTGAATTCACGATTTAAAATCCAACGTCGAATTTTTCGAGTGCTATCTTTACGAATATCATTTACCAACCTTCCTTTAATACTGTGCATTCGCATCGTTACTAAAGGAATATTCGATAAAACAGGTAAATTTTTACTCGTTATATTTTCTGATAATTTCTTTCTCTGACTACTTTGAACATCTAAAATAATAATATTAGCATCTTTAGAACTCTGTTCTATGGTTGTTTTTGACAGTAAAATATCTTTTGTAAAATATAAAGTACTTATTAAAAAAGTTCCCAAACCAATGGCAACTACTAAAACCACGGTTTGATTGTTAGGTCTGAATAAATTCAATAAACTTTGGCGCGCTGTAAAATTCCAATTCTTTGGAAAAAAACGTTTGATTAATTTTATAAAACCCAAGGCTACACTTGCCAATAACAGAAATGTAATTAACGTCGCAATTACAAATGCAAAAGCATATAAAGCATTTTGAATCAACCAAAAAGAGAATAAAAACAGGAATAATAAAATAATTCCAAATACAATAAAGCGTATTTTTTTGGGTTCTTGTGATGCTTTTTCATCAACTCTTAAAACATCTAAAGGTGATACATACCAAGTTCGAAGCAATGGTAATAATGCAAACAAAACCGACATAAATAATCCTAATAAAATACCAATTAAAATTGGTTGAAAAGAAATACTAATTTCTAATGTAAAAGGTAAAAATTCATTCAATAAATAAGGAAATAAAAGCTGTAATAAAACACCAATTAAAGATCCTATAAAACCACCAATAATTCCAATTCCAGCAATTTGAAACAAGAAAATTAAGAAACTTTGCAATCTTGATGCGCCCATACATTTTAAAACAGCAATGGCCTTTAATTTTTCTTTGATGTAAATATGTACAGAACTTGCAATACCAATACAACCTAATAATAAAGCTATAAAAGCGGCCAAATTCAGGAATTTGCCGACATTATCATAACGCCTTCCTAAACGTTCTGTGGTACTTGTGTGTGTGTCTAAATCTGCATTTTCTGCATCTAAAACTTTGCCTATTTTGTTTTCTAATCTTGTTAAATTCAGGGTATCAGAAACTTTGTAGAAATATTGATATTCTTTTCTACTTCCAAATTGTAGTAATTTTGTTGCTTCAATAAAACGATAAGGAATTATTACAGTGGGTGCAATAGAACTTGAAATTGCAGAACTACCTGGAATAGATTTTAATGCTCCAGCAATCGGAATTTTTACTTCACCTACTTTTATAGAATCACCAACTTTTGCATTAAATTGAAGTAACAAAGTAGCGTCAACTAAAGCTCCTCCATTTTTTTGATATTCTGATGAAGCATTTTCTGGAGCGGTTTTTATTTCTCCATAAAAAGGAAAAGCGCCTTCTAAACCACGAACTTTTACCAATTTTGTGTTTCCGCTTTTTAGAAACGCAATCATCGATACAAAATTGACTTCAGATGCATTTGGTTTTAAAGAATCTATAATAGCTTTGGCACGTTCTGTAGGTTCTTGTCTAGAATCGATAATAAAATCTGCTCCCATTAACGTTTTAGACTGACTTTTAATATTGTCCTTTAAATTGGTACTGAATAATTGAATAGAAACTACAGCCGAAATTCCTAAAATAATAGACGCCATAAATAATAACAAGCGTACTTTACTGGCTTTGGCATCTCTCCAAGCCATTTTTAAAAGCCAAGATATCTGTAAATTTTTGTTGGTTAAATCGTTTTTCACAATGTAGCAGTCAATTCGTTCGATATTATTTTTCCTCCCTTTAAGCGTAATATTTGTTGTGTACGATTTGCCAATTCTAAATCGTGAGAAATAATTACCAAAGTAGTTCCGTTTTCTTTGTTTAAATCGAATAATAATTTAATTACTTTTTCACCTGTTTCTTCGTCTAAATTTCCTGTAGGTTCATCTGCAAATAAAATAGATGGCGAGTTCGAAAACGCTCTTGCCAAAGCAACTCTTTGTTGTTCTCCACCAGAAAGTTGAGACGGATAATGATGCACACGATCTCCCAAACCTACTTTTCCTAACAAGATTCTACTTTTTGCAGTTGCATCTTTTGCGCCTTGTAATTCCAAGGGAACACTCACATTTTCTAATGCTGTAAGTGTTGGTAATAATTGAAAATTCTGAAAAATAAAACCAACTTCTTTATTTCTTAATTGTGCACGTTCGTCTTCATTTAAACTACTTAAATCTTGTCCACATAATTCTACATTTCCAGCATTTGGCTGATCTAAACCTGCACAAATACCTAATAAAGTTGTTTTTCCACTTCCAGAAGGCCCAACAATCGAGAAAGTTTGCCCTGCTTCTACTTCAAAAGAAATATCTCGTAAAACCGTTAATTCTTTGTTACCACTGGTATATGTTTTTTCTAAACCAGTTATCTTTAATATCTTTGACATCTAAATAATTATAA
This genomic window contains:
- a CDS encoding acyl-CoA desaturase is translated as MTIIIFVLVLWYGGLFFQSFFLHRYAAHQVFTMSKTMERITFILTWFFQGASYLSAYGYGIMHRMHHAYTDTEKDPHSPSHDDNLFAMMWKTKTIYQDINEQKIAVDARFTKNVPQWKSFDAFASSRFSRILWITFYILFFVAFATSWWQWLLLPITFLMAPIHGVIINWFGHIYGYVNFKMKNTSKNLFHFDFLMMGEGYHNNHHKYASSPNFGVKWHEIDMTYVIMKLLNFFGVIKLKVISK
- a CDS encoding TetR/AcrR family transcriptional regulator, which translates into the protein MAKLQKSIDKKNALVNATIELVNNNGFHATPMSKIAKMANVSPATIYLYFENKQDLVNQTYVEVKATYTKFVFDTYDENMPIEEGFKMIWQRIADYKFNDCKNAMFLAQCDNTPMIDEVSRQEGIKHLQPLLDLWERGKKEGIIKPISNYILYAYAINPLSFLMISQKRGAIQIENKELEEAYIAAWNSIKVNK
- a CDS encoding NAD(P)H-dependent oxidoreductase encodes the protein MELLDKLNWRYAAKAMNGKKVAEDKIERILEAARLAPTSSGLQPFEIFVIKNQEIKEKIKPVAWNQSVITDCSHLLVFAAWDNYTEDRINYMFDLTNEIRGFKNEGWENYRQMLLNAYPQKEAEENFNHAAKQAYIAFSHAIIAAAYEGVDATPLEGFDPVAVDEILGLREKGLRSAVLLPIGYREEDEDWLVNLVKVRKPMEDLVTEIQ
- a CDS encoding type 1 glutamine amidotransferase domain-containing protein, with amino-acid sequence MKILFVLTSHDTLGDTGKKTGFWIEEFAAPYYTLLDKGVEITLATPKGGKAPVDPSSDTEDTATEDTKRFISDTKAQELINNTNKIADMNPADFDAVFYPGGHGPLWDLANDEHSITLIETFNKLEKPISFVCHAPAALKSVKGKDGEPIVKGKKVTGFTNSEEKGVDLVDVVPFLVEDMLKANGGNYSKGDDWAEHVVTDGLLITGQNPASSKLVAETLLNVLNK
- a CDS encoding DEAD/DEAH box helicase — translated: MANNKKDQQDILDKLNIKELNPMQIEATAVIQKTDNTILLSPTGTGKTLAFLLPVIKNLDPENPDIQVLILVPSRELAIQIEQVVRGMGSGYKVNAVYGGRPMSKDKIELKHVPAILIGTPGRISDHFANERFSRDSIKTLVLDEFDKSLEVGFEYEMRQIIRDLPALSKRILTSATQGVTIPDFVGLEEPRTINYLKGKKVSKLEIKTVISPAKNKLNTLLHLLNHLGNQQGIIFCNLKDSINNVSTFLESKNIRHGCFSGGMEQKDRERSLIKFSNGTNQILIATDLAARGIDVPEMNYIIHYELPQALEEFTHRNGRTARVSAEGTAYVIKWKDQLLPEFIKDADVVDISKQAERKAPYWETVFISGGRKDKISKGDIAGLFIKQGKLTRDQLGDIDLKQDCAFVAVPLTLAEGLVEKLNNSRLKKKKVRMYTV
- a CDS encoding ABC transporter permease — translated: MAWRDAKASKVRLLLFMASIILGISAVVSIQLFSTNLKDNIKSQSKTLMGADFIIDSRQEPTERAKAIIDSLKPNASEVNFVSMIAFLKSGNTKLVKVRGLEGAFPFYGEIKTAPENASSEYQKNGGALVDATLLLQFNAKVGDSIKVGEVKIPIAGALKSIPGSSAISSSIAPTVIIPYRFIEATKLLQFGSRKEYQYFYKVSDTLNLTRLENKIGKVLDAENADLDTHTSTTERLGRRYDNVGKFLNLAAFIALLLGCIGIASSVHIYIKEKLKAIAVLKCMGASRLQSFLIFLFQIAGIGIIGGFIGSLIGVLLQLLFPYLLNEFLPFTLEISISFQPILIGILLGLFMSVLFALLPLLRTWYVSPLDVLRVDEKASQEPKKIRFIVFGIILLFLFLFSFWLIQNALYAFAFVIATLITFLLLASVALGFIKLIKRFFPKNWNFTARQSLLNLFRPNNQTVVLVVAIGLGTFLISTLYFTKDILLSKTTIEQSSKDANIIILDVQSSQRKKLSENITSKNLPVLSNIPLVTMRMHSIKGRLVNDIRKDSTRKIRRWILNREFRTTYRDSLTTSEEIIEGEWIPTIKQGDGVKISIDKRLSKDANVSVGDDIVFNVQGVLMKTTVGSIREVDWSQIEPNFMILFPAGVLEEAPQFSVFSTKVPDEKTSALFQRDLVDKFPNVTVIDLRQIFTVVEDILDKVSWIINFMAFFSILTGIIVLIGSVRTSKYQRIKESVLLRTLGAKNKQILQITAFEYVFLGLLGSLVGILLALISSFALAIFVFKEPFFPSIIPFVVFLPGITLLVLLIGLSNIQSVLKSSPLEVLRREA
- a CDS encoding ABC transporter ATP-binding protein, with translation MSKILKITGLEKTYTSGNKELTVLRDISFEVEAGQTFSIVGPSGSGKTTLLGICAGLDQPNAGNVELCGQDLSSLNEDERAQLRNKEVGFIFQNFQLLPTLTALENVSVPLELQGAKDATAKSRILLGKVGLGDRVHHYPSQLSGGEQQRVALARAFSNSPSILFADEPTGNLDEETGEKVIKLLFDLNKENGTTLVIISHDLELANRTQQILRLKGGKIISNELTATL